The Verrucomicrobiota bacterium genome window below encodes:
- a CDS encoding fructose-bisphosphate aldolase class I has product MNDLDAIAKALIAPGKGILAADESLPAIEKRFGAVNLACTEETRRAYRDMLFTTPSLHRFISGVILHEESLRQSTADGVAFPEWLSKQGIVPGVKVDLGTKPLPRFPKEQITHGLDTLADRLPEYRQLGAQFTKWRAVIEINDGLPTSFSIAANAQALASYAAISQEAGLLPILEPEVLMAGTHSIEHCYEVTAATLRSVFDALMDHRVALEQLGLKPNMIVAGTNCPHQPGPNEVARRTIHCLRRVVPASVPGIFFLSGGQAPERATQHLHAINSMSRAPWELSFSFARALQEPALKAWKGEPAGVVAGQKALYHRAKCNCAARYAKYSPEMEKQV; this is encoded by the coding sequence ATGAACGACTTGGATGCCATCGCCAAAGCGCTTATCGCTCCGGGCAAAGGGATCCTCGCTGCGGACGAAAGCTTGCCTGCGATCGAAAAGCGATTTGGCGCGGTGAATCTTGCGTGCACGGAAGAGACGCGGCGCGCGTACCGCGACATGCTGTTTACCACCCCCAGCCTGCACCGGTTCATCAGCGGCGTGATTCTTCACGAAGAATCTCTCCGCCAATCGACCGCCGATGGCGTGGCGTTTCCCGAATGGCTCTCCAAGCAAGGCATCGTGCCGGGAGTCAAGGTCGATCTGGGCACCAAACCGCTTCCGCGATTTCCGAAGGAACAAATCACGCACGGCCTCGACACGCTGGCGGACCGTTTGCCCGAATACAGGCAACTGGGCGCCCAATTCACGAAATGGCGGGCCGTGATCGAAATCAACGACGGCCTTCCGACTTCCTTTTCCATCGCGGCGAACGCCCAGGCGCTCGCGAGCTACGCGGCCATTTCGCAAGAGGCCGGCTTGCTGCCCATCCTCGAACCGGAAGTGCTGATGGCTGGCACGCACTCGATCGAGCATTGCTACGAAGTCACGGCCGCGACGCTCCGCAGCGTGTTTGACGCGCTGATGGACCACCGCGTCGCGCTCGAACAACTGGGACTCAAACCGAACATGATTGTGGCGGGAACAAACTGTCCACATCAGCCCGGGCCGAACGAAGTGGCGCGCCGCACGATTCATTGCTTGCGGCGGGTTGTGCCCGCGTCGGTGCCGGGGATCTTTTTCCTGTCAGGAGGCCAAGCGCCGGAACGCGCCACGCAGCATCTGCATGCGATCAACTCCATGAGCCGCGCGCCGTGGGAACTCAGTTTTTCTTTCGCGCGGGCGTTGCAAGAACCCGCCTTGAAAGCCTGGAAGGGAGAGCCGGCGGGCGTCGTGGCGGGGCAAAAAGCGCTCTACCACCGCGCCAAGTGCAATTGCGCCGCCCGCTACGCCAAGTATTCGCCGGAAATGGAGAAGCAGGTGTAG
- a CDS encoding DNA helicase UvrD: MVDLNSLNPEQRLAVETIHGPVLILAGAGTGKTRVITYRIARLIERGIAPQNILGVTFTNKAAREMQERVAKLMPRSGQGASKSGASSQESTEARPTVCTFHSFCVRVLRRYIDRLGYKRNFVIYSESDQLGAIKKILSQIATKGEKADPAAVLSLLSRYRNGGARAAPLADENVAAMAERVRSRYETALHACNAVDFDDLILLTLRLFVEHPSVLEECRARYRYVMVDEYQDTNAAQFQLVHALALKHRNLCVVGDDDQSIYGWRGAEIANLLDLEKHFPEVKVIKLEQNYRSTNTILTAANALIKNNVRRRGKQLWSGNGQGAKIALRAFESDEAEARALAEEIEFARQIRRIPWSDQAVLFRTNGQSRALETALRQADIRYHLIGGQSYFDRREIKDFMAYLKLLVNPHDDASLLRVANVPPRGLSEATMERLLAASQERKSSVYAAMLNSASQTTLPPRAQERVSGFVAWIERTRAALAADQNLSLANWAERWLSEIGYFDDLRRSEKDPDAGESRIRNLRDLAATLDGSGGSEPPMERLQTFLEDLMLDTEREDKEPEGNAVTLITMHSCKGLEFPHVYVVGLEDGLLPHARSKEEGTLDEERRLFYVAITRAMVTLRISYCTGRKKYGQSLPCYPSPFLKELPEHLLELADEHGKKPVTVQSGKEMFANLRAALKLGG, translated from the coding sequence ATGGTTGATCTGAATTCGCTGAACCCCGAACAACGCCTCGCGGTTGAAACGATCCACGGCCCCGTCCTCATTCTCGCCGGCGCCGGCACCGGCAAGACCCGCGTCATCACTTACCGGATCGCCCGGCTGATCGAGCGCGGGATTGCGCCGCAGAACATCCTGGGCGTTACGTTCACCAACAAGGCCGCGCGCGAAATGCAGGAACGCGTCGCGAAACTCATGCCGCGCTCCGGCCAGGGCGCCAGCAAATCAGGAGCCTCGAGCCAGGAGTCCACGGAGGCGCGGCCGACGGTTTGCACGTTTCATTCGTTCTGCGTCCGCGTTCTGCGCCGCTACATCGACCGGCTCGGCTATAAACGTAATTTCGTCATCTACAGCGAATCGGACCAACTCGGCGCCATCAAAAAGATTCTGAGCCAGATCGCGACGAAGGGCGAAAAAGCTGATCCGGCTGCGGTGTTGAGTTTGCTGAGCCGTTATCGGAACGGAGGCGCGCGGGCAGCGCCCCTGGCTGACGAGAACGTCGCCGCCATGGCCGAGCGCGTGCGTTCCCGTTACGAAACGGCGCTGCACGCGTGTAATGCCGTCGATTTCGATGATCTAATCCTGCTCACGCTGCGGCTGTTTGTGGAGCATCCGTCCGTGCTGGAAGAGTGCCGCGCGCGCTATCGCTACGTGATGGTCGATGAATACCAGGACACCAACGCCGCGCAGTTTCAGTTGGTGCACGCGCTGGCCCTGAAGCATCGGAATCTGTGCGTGGTAGGCGACGATGACCAGAGCATTTACGGCTGGCGCGGCGCAGAAATCGCGAATCTGCTCGACCTGGAAAAGCACTTTCCCGAAGTCAAAGTGATCAAGCTGGAGCAGAACTACCGGTCCACAAACACGATCCTGACCGCGGCCAATGCGCTGATCAAAAACAACGTCCGGCGCCGCGGCAAACAGCTCTGGTCCGGCAACGGGCAAGGCGCGAAAATCGCGTTGCGCGCGTTCGAGAGCGACGAAGCCGAAGCGCGCGCGCTCGCGGAAGAGATCGAATTCGCGCGCCAGATTCGGCGGATTCCCTGGTCGGATCAGGCGGTTTTGTTCCGGACGAACGGCCAATCCCGCGCGTTGGAGACGGCGCTGCGGCAGGCCGACATTCGGTATCATTTGATCGGCGGCCAGAGTTACTTCGACCGGCGCGAGATCAAGGATTTTATGGCCTACCTCAAACTGCTGGTCAACCCGCACGATGATGCGAGCTTGCTGCGCGTTGCGAACGTGCCTCCACGCGGCCTGAGCGAGGCGACGATGGAGCGTTTGCTTGCGGCCAGCCAGGAGCGGAAATCGTCCGTGTACGCCGCCATGTTGAACAGCGCGTCGCAAACGACGCTTCCACCGCGGGCGCAGGAGCGCGTTTCCGGATTTGTGGCGTGGATCGAGCGGACGCGAGCCGCGCTGGCCGCGGACCAGAATCTTTCCCTGGCCAATTGGGCGGAGCGCTGGCTGAGCGAGATCGGTTACTTCGACGATTTGCGCCGATCCGAGAAGGATCCCGATGCGGGCGAGAGCCGCATCCGCAACTTGCGCGATCTGGCCGCCACGCTCGATGGCTCCGGCGGCTCCGAACCTCCGATGGAACGCCTGCAAACCTTCCTCGAAGACCTGATGCTCGACACGGAGCGAGAGGACAAAGAGCCGGAGGGCAACGCCGTGACATTGATCACGATGCACAGTTGCAAAGGCCTGGAGTTTCCTCACGTTTATGTTGTGGGCCTGGAAGACGGTCTCTTGCCTCACGCCCGCTCCAAAGAGGAAGGGACCCTCGATGAGGAGCGCCGCCTGTTTTACGTCGCCATCACGCGCGCCATGGTGACGCTGCGGATCAGCTACTGCACGGGCCGCAAGAAATACGGCCAGAGCCTGCCGTGTTATCCGTCGCCGTTCCTGAAGGAATTGCCCGAACACCTCCTCGAACTGGCGGATGAGCACGGGAAAAAACCGGTCACGGTCCAATCCGGGAAAGAGATGTTCGCCAATCTGCGCGCGGCTTTGAAGCTGGGCGGTTGA
- a CDS encoding tRNA-(ms[2]io[6]A)-hydroxylase has protein sequence MLLFREKIPSDWLPKVLGGLPDVLVDHAHLERKAASSALNLEKYRALYPKVEQLNAIAIEELQHFQLVLDLLKRRGIPFGQPQHSPWISGLMQSIRSGVRPQVIDHLICAAFIEGRSCEKFQILARELKAVDPELAQFYASLVESEGNHYATYILMAREIDGAETDGRLDFYLDLDAELIRRPNPHPMLH, from the coding sequence ATGCTCCTGTTCCGCGAGAAGATTCCGTCAGACTGGCTGCCGAAAGTTTTGGGCGGCTTGCCCGACGTTCTGGTGGATCACGCCCATCTGGAACGTAAAGCCGCCTCCAGCGCGCTCAACCTCGAAAAGTACCGGGCGCTCTATCCCAAAGTGGAGCAACTGAACGCGATTGCGATCGAGGAACTGCAACATTTCCAACTCGTCCTGGATTTGCTGAAGCGGCGGGGCATTCCCTTCGGCCAGCCGCAACACAGTCCATGGATCTCCGGCCTGATGCAGAGCATCCGCAGCGGCGTCCGCCCGCAGGTGATCGATCACCTGATCTGCGCCGCGTTTATCGAAGGCCGGAGCTGCGAGAAGTTCCAAATTCTGGCGCGCGAATTGAAGGCTGTGGACCCCGAACTGGCGCAGTTTTACGCGAGCCTGGTCGAGTCGGAAGGCAACCACTACGCCACCTACATCTTGATGGCGCGGGAAATCGACGGGGCCGAGACGGACGGGCGGCTGGACTTCTATCTCGACCTGGATGCGGAACTCATCCGGCGCCCCAACCCGCACCCGATGTTGCATTGA
- a CDS encoding M3 family oligoendopeptidase, with translation MDLLPFGQLPAYRPRKFVPLEIDFADWSRVAPLFDQLEAQAAACQTAPDLERWLLNCAELLAALDEEGSRRYIAMTCHTDNAEAEKAYLHFVEELEPQIKPREFKLEQLYLSHPRREGLPKDRYAVFDRTTRVHVELFRPENVPLETEEAKLGQQYQKLSGSLTVQFRGEEKTLVQMGRYLEEPDRALRQEAWEAATNRRLQEADKFEDLFERLLKLREQIAANAGFPNYLEYAFRDRERFDYTPQDCARFHETTERAIVPVVLELHAERRQCLKLPELRPWDLFVDPQGRAPLRPFEKVDKLTAGVQRILDRLDAELAKDFRSLHDLRLLDLANRKGKAPGGYQTTLTEARVPFIFMNAVGRQRDVETLLHEAGHAFHSLAARDEDLLAYRSAPTEFCEVASMSMELLGNEWLDAFYAPREIDRARREHLQTIVELFPWIATVDAFQHWIYTHPGHTRAERTAVWTELMDRFGAEIDWRGYARARAHLWHRQLHIFIHPFYYIEYGIAQLGALQVWANSKKDKAAALRQYRSALKLGGSRPLPELFHTAGCRFDFSRQTVQPLVDLIRRELATPN, from the coding sequence ATGGATTTGCTGCCGTTTGGACAATTGCCGGCTTACCGGCCGCGAAAGTTCGTTCCCTTGGAAATTGACTTCGCGGATTGGTCCCGTGTCGCTCCGCTGTTCGACCAACTGGAAGCGCAGGCCGCGGCGTGCCAGACGGCGCCGGACCTCGAACGCTGGCTGCTGAACTGCGCGGAGCTTCTCGCGGCACTCGACGAAGAAGGGAGCCGCCGTTACATCGCCATGACCTGTCACACGGACAACGCCGAGGCGGAGAAAGCTTATCTTCACTTCGTCGAAGAACTCGAACCGCAGATCAAGCCGCGCGAATTCAAGCTCGAGCAACTTTATCTGTCCCACCCGCGGCGCGAGGGCCTGCCAAAGGACCGTTATGCTGTGTTCGACCGCACAACGCGAGTGCATGTGGAATTGTTTCGCCCCGAAAACGTGCCCCTGGAGACGGAGGAAGCCAAACTGGGCCAGCAATATCAGAAACTGAGCGGATCGCTGACCGTTCAATTCCGCGGCGAAGAAAAAACGCTCGTTCAGATGGGCCGCTATCTGGAGGAACCGGACCGCGCCCTGCGTCAGGAAGCGTGGGAAGCTGCAACGAACCGCCGCTTGCAAGAGGCGGATAAGTTCGAGGATCTCTTCGAGCGCTTGCTCAAGCTGCGCGAACAAATCGCGGCCAACGCCGGGTTTCCCAATTACCTGGAATACGCCTTCCGCGACCGCGAGCGATTCGATTACACGCCGCAGGATTGCGCGCGCTTTCACGAAACCACCGAAAGAGCTATCGTCCCCGTCGTTCTGGAATTGCACGCCGAACGCCGCCAGTGTTTGAAGCTCCCGGAACTGCGCCCGTGGGATCTCTTCGTGGATCCCCAGGGTCGTGCTCCACTCCGGCCTTTCGAGAAGGTGGATAAGCTCACAGCGGGCGTGCAACGCATCCTTGACCGGCTTGACGCGGAGCTTGCCAAAGATTTTCGCTCGCTGCACGACCTGCGCTTGCTCGACCTCGCAAACCGCAAGGGCAAAGCGCCCGGCGGCTATCAAACCACGCTGACGGAAGCGCGCGTGCCCTTCATCTTCATGAACGCGGTGGGCCGGCAACGCGACGTGGAAACGCTGCTGCACGAGGCGGGCCACGCGTTTCATTCGCTGGCCGCGCGCGACGAGGATTTGCTCGCCTACCGGAGCGCGCCGACCGAATTCTGTGAAGTGGCTTCGATGAGCATGGAACTCCTGGGCAATGAATGGCTCGACGCTTTTTACGCGCCACGGGAAATTGACCGGGCGCGGCGCGAGCACTTGCAGACCATCGTGGAATTGTTTCCGTGGATCGCGACGGTCGATGCCTTCCAGCACTGGATCTACACGCATCCCGGCCACACGCGGGCGGAACGGACGGCGGTGTGGACGGAATTGATGGATCGATTCGGCGCCGAGATCGATTGGCGCGGCTACGCGCGCGCGCGCGCGCATCTCTGGCACCGGCAGCTTCACATTTTCATTCATCCTTTCTATTACATCGAGTATGGGATCGCCCAGTTGGGCGCGCTGCAGGTTTGGGCGAATTCAAAGAAGGACAAGGCCGCGGCGTTGCGGCAGTACCGGAGCGCGTTGAAACTGGGCGGTTCCCGTCCGCTGCCGGAATTGTTTCACACCGCGGGCTGCCGGTTTGATTTCAGCCGTCAAACCGTCCAGCCGCTGGTCGATTTGATTCGACGCGAGCTGGCCACGCCCAATTGA
- a CDS encoding VWA domain-containing protein, translating to MSFLAPLFLLGVAAVAWPILFHLIRRTSRERVTFSSLMFLSPTPPRVTRRSRLENIFLLILRCLVLGLLAFGFARPFMRKPIVAGPDPKTVRQIILLVDTSASMRRQNLWAAARAKAEEVLRKVSPTDRVAVFAFDRQPRTLLSFEQWKTMAVHERIALAIQRLGELTPGWSSTHLGQALTAAAETFEDVPPEEGSAQRQIVVVSDLQEGSHLDGLQGYEWPRGVEIAIEQVKSKKTTNAGLQLVTEIDDAVQATNELGPRIRASNAADSKREEFKVRWAGSSEGTPPLELYIPPGQSRTVAAPPLPATGTNDHLLLLGDDDEFDNTVYYVPPKAEEVRVLYLGNEAEIDHTQPLYYLKRAFQTTRRQAVQLLVRRPDAVWSTNEAAAAHLMIVADPLFDPALQFAREFLAARKTVLIVMKNISVAQTIAQLTGVAGVAAEEVAGERYTMFGEVKFDHPLFAPFADPRFSDFTKIHFWKHRRVVAEQIPGARILARLDNGNPALIESSAGHGSLLVLCAGWQPADSQLALSSKFVPLLYSLLELSGSLKPQRSQFRVDDEISLAATNRAPSITVRKPDGAQVELAAGSRFSQTDLPGVYAIASLPALQVAVNLDPAESKTASLALEELERLGLPLKQEVAKQSSRQAEKKRQHLLATELENQQRLWRWFLLAAFGIVILETLIAGLVTRRATTQVESA from the coding sequence CGTGACGCGCCGCAGCCGGCTGGAGAACATTTTCTTGCTCATCCTCCGCTGCCTGGTGCTGGGGCTTCTGGCGTTCGGTTTTGCCCGGCCTTTTATGCGCAAGCCGATTGTGGCCGGACCGGATCCCAAAACAGTCCGGCAGATCATTCTTCTGGTTGACACCAGCGCCAGCATGCGCCGGCAGAATCTGTGGGCCGCGGCGCGCGCCAAAGCCGAAGAAGTCTTAAGGAAAGTTTCGCCCACGGACCGCGTGGCGGTGTTCGCCTTCGACCGCCAACCCCGGACGCTGCTGAGTTTCGAGCAATGGAAAACGATGGCCGTACACGAACGCATAGCGCTCGCCATTCAACGGCTGGGCGAACTCACTCCCGGTTGGTCGAGCACGCATCTCGGCCAGGCGCTGACCGCCGCCGCCGAAACGTTTGAAGATGTTCCGCCGGAGGAAGGCTCGGCGCAGCGCCAGATCGTCGTGGTCAGCGATCTGCAGGAAGGGAGCCACCTGGACGGCTTGCAAGGTTACGAATGGCCGCGCGGCGTGGAGATCGCGATCGAGCAAGTCAAAAGCAAGAAGACCACGAACGCCGGCCTGCAGCTCGTGACGGAAATCGACGATGCTGTCCAGGCGACGAATGAATTGGGTCCGAGAATCCGCGCCAGCAACGCCGCCGATTCCAAACGCGAAGAGTTCAAAGTGCGCTGGGCCGGATCGAGCGAGGGCACGCCCCCGCTCGAACTCTATATTCCGCCAGGCCAGAGCCGAACGGTGGCCGCTCCGCCCCTGCCCGCGACCGGCACGAACGATCATCTTCTTCTCCTGGGTGACGACGACGAGTTCGACAACACGGTTTACTATGTTCCGCCGAAAGCCGAGGAAGTCCGGGTCCTTTATCTGGGGAACGAAGCGGAAATCGATCACACGCAGCCGCTCTATTACTTGAAGCGCGCGTTTCAGACGACCCGCCGCCAGGCCGTGCAGTTGCTCGTGAGACGCCCGGATGCGGTCTGGTCAACCAACGAAGCCGCGGCCGCGCATTTGATGATCGTCGCTGATCCTCTGTTCGATCCCGCGCTCCAGTTCGCTCGCGAATTTCTGGCGGCGCGCAAGACGGTGTTGATCGTCATGAAGAACATTTCTGTTGCCCAGACCATTGCTCAGCTTACGGGCGTCGCCGGAGTCGCCGCGGAGGAAGTCGCCGGCGAACGCTACACGATGTTTGGCGAGGTCAAGTTTGATCACCCTTTGTTCGCGCCATTCGCCGATCCTCGATTCAGCGATTTCACCAAAATTCATTTCTGGAAACACCGCCGGGTCGTTGCGGAGCAAATTCCAGGCGCGCGCATTCTGGCGCGGCTCGACAACGGGAATCCGGCTTTGATCGAGTCCTCCGCCGGCCACGGCTCGTTGCTGGTTTTGTGTGCGGGCTGGCAGCCGGCGGACAGCCAGTTGGCGCTCTCCTCCAAGTTTGTTCCGTTGCTGTATTCGCTGCTGGAACTGAGCGGATCGCTGAAACCGCAGCGTTCCCAATTCAGGGTGGACGACGAAATCTCGCTGGCGGCGACAAACCGCGCGCCTTCGATCACCGTGCGCAAACCGGACGGCGCGCAGGTGGAACTGGCGGCGGGTTCGCGATTCTCGCAGACCGATTTGCCCGGGGTATATGCCATCGCTTCCCTTCCCGCGTTGCAGGTCGCCGTCAATCTCGATCCTGCCGAGAGCAAGACCGCGTCGCTGGCGTTGGAAGAACTGGAGCGCCTCGGATTGCCGCTCAAGCAGGAAGTTGCGAAACAGAGTTCGCGGCAAGCCGAGAAGAAACGGCAGCACCTGCTGGCGACGGAACTGGAGAACCAGCAGCGGCTCTGGCGGTGGTTTCTCCTGGCCGCCTTCGGCATCGTAATTCTTGAAACCCTGATCGCAGGCCTGGTCACACGCCGCGCCACAACGCAGGTGGAGTCGGCCTAA
- the tal gene encoding transaldolase, with protein sequence MSATSNLLSELKQHSIIVADTGDFESIRKYQPRDATTNPSLLFKAAQMPEYHEIVDRVLADAKQGSAPASKTLEIVLDKLAVAFGVEILKIVSHRVSTEVDARLSFDLPSSIEKARTLIGYYEKAGITKERILIKVASTWEGIQAAKQLTREGIHCNLTLLFSFAQAVACAEAGVQLISPFVGRILDWHKKSTGKDYPPAEDPGVRSVTRIYNYYKNYGHKTEVMGASFRNVGEILQLAGSDLLTISPTLLEELQKTSGTVARKLSPESAAASKEPKISLDEKAFRWMHNEDQMATEKLSEGIRLFAADTVKLEMFIAEKLKG encoded by the coding sequence ATGAGTGCCACCAGCAATCTCTTAAGCGAACTCAAACAGCACAGCATTATCGTCGCTGACACCGGCGACTTTGAGAGCATCCGGAAATACCAGCCGCGCGACGCCACGACCAATCCCAGCCTCCTGTTCAAGGCCGCTCAGATGCCCGAATACCACGAGATCGTGGATCGCGTCCTGGCCGACGCCAAGCAAGGCTCCGCTCCAGCGAGCAAGACCCTGGAGATCGTGCTCGACAAACTCGCGGTGGCCTTTGGCGTCGAGATTCTGAAAATCGTCTCGCACCGCGTTTCGACCGAAGTGGACGCGCGGCTGAGCTTCGACCTGCCCAGCTCGATTGAGAAAGCGCGGACGCTGATCGGCTATTACGAGAAGGCCGGCATTACCAAGGAACGCATCTTGATCAAGGTCGCCTCGACCTGGGAAGGCATTCAGGCCGCCAAACAACTGACCCGCGAGGGCATCCATTGCAACCTGACCTTGCTCTTCTCATTTGCCCAGGCCGTCGCTTGCGCGGAAGCCGGAGTGCAGTTGATCTCGCCGTTCGTGGGCCGGATTTTGGATTGGCACAAGAAATCCACGGGCAAGGATTATCCGCCGGCTGAAGATCCGGGCGTTCGGTCCGTGACGCGGATTTACAATTACTACAAGAACTACGGCCACAAGACCGAGGTCATGGGCGCGAGTTTCCGGAACGTCGGCGAGATTCTCCAACTGGCTGGCTCCGACCTCCTGACAATCAGCCCGACGCTGCTCGAAGAGCTGCAAAAGACCAGCGGCACGGTCGCGCGCAAGCTCAGCCCCGAAAGCGCCGCCGCGTCCAAAGAGCCGAAGATTTCGCTGGACGAGAAAGCCTTCCGCTGGATGCACAACGAAGACCAGATGGCGACGGAGAAACTATCCGAAGGGATCCGCCTCTTTGCCGCCGACACGGTCAAGCTGGAGATGTTCATCGCGGAGAAGCTCAAGGGGTAA